Sequence from the Perognathus longimembris pacificus isolate PPM17 unplaced genomic scaffold, ASM2315922v1 HiC_scaffold_4917, whole genome shotgun sequence genome:
gttcaagccccaggactagcaaagaaataataatactcctcagaaattaattttaaaaaataaatgtaaacataAAAGACTCTTCAGTTCATCAGAACTTTAGTGATTAAAATTGAAATACAACCAAAATTTCATAAGACAAGAAATTAAATATCCATTATGAATGCATTCAGAATAATTTCCCCAGAACTTTCTTGTACAAATAGTATTAAATCTGATTACCAGGTACATTTTGGGAAGACTTGTTAAGCTTTTTTCCTAGCACATCATTCAAACACTGaagtttcttctgttttttttctggcttttttaaacaAGTAGGACTTGAGTCTATTAGTATTACGGagtcctaaggaaaaaaaaaaaattaatacagtgCTCCCCTTTATCAACAAAGGATACATCCCAGTAACCCCAGCAAATGCCTCTCAGATAGTTCCAAACGCTTTATGTACTaggcctttttctatttatacttACTTACCACACATTATAGCTATAACTTTGCAGCTTGAGGTATGACAGCAAAActaagatgaatttttttttccttactacaGTTCTTAGCAACTTCagcatatgcttttttttttggcagtcctggggcttggactcagagcatgaacactgtccctggcttctttttgctcaaagctagcactctaccacttgagccacagtgccacttcctgctttttctgtttatgtggtactgaggaatcgaacccagggcttcatacatgctaggcaagcattctatcattaagccacatacccagccccagCATATAACTTATTTTCATTTCGTATTAAGTCaggaatttttactttttcactAAGGAATTATTTTGTGACTTCTCTTTAACATActcaaatagcattgctttgaGGAAAACGGAAGAGCTAGTTCAGCTTCTGAATGATCCTGAGTGGCTTGAGAAAGGTTCAGACTCTTGTTTGAGAGCAAAAGAGAGTCAAAGGCTTTTAAAGCAAAACTGGGAAGTAATATTTTCTTCTACCACCTGAAGGCTATCATACATACACTGTGACCTtataattttgtaatgttttctttttcccaacCCCAAAAGCAAACTAGGACAGAACTTATCCAAACAGATTATTTATAATACTCACATCTGATTTTGGTGATTTCTCCTTTTCCAGACGTCTAGAGGAACGCCTTAAAGGTGTCACAATTTCTTCAGTAGTCTTTGACCTACTGATATGTAAAGCTTTTGCCTTTTCAAtcaattgttttgcttttgataaATTTGAAGTACTGCTTGCCTAGATAAAAATTTGAACTGTTAATCTAGATCAcagcaagtatttatttattgaatgtttgattcattgattcatttattgattgccaatgctgggacttgaattctgtctgggcctgggcaatatccctgagctccttttgctcaaggttagcactgtaccacgtaagccacattaccactactggctttttctgtgattaactggaaataagagtctcatagactttcctatctgggctggatttgaaccatgatcctcagatctcaaccttctgagtaacttgaattacagacgtgaaccaccagAGCTCAGCTGGtattttatacaaaaaaaaaaataagagaaatatatttagtcataacaaagaaataattattataattataataaatatcattattattCTCTTTACATTAagtgaggaaacagaaagacaCCAGCCCACTGCAAATCAGGAAAATCAATTTGCCAGACACCAAGTCTGCTGCCACCTTGATCTTAGATGGATTTTCTCACccacagaactgtgagaaataaatttctgttatttGAGCTACCTGAACTGTACTTTGGTGCAATACCACCAACTCAGATAGGCAACCTTAAGGAAAATGACTGTTAATGTAGTCACCAAAAAAGCCTTCTCTAAATAAATATCCTTATCTGTTGTTTACATCTCATAGCAAAATATCTTCATACCTTTATAAACTAGTGAGAAAAATGAGATGGTAGTGAAAAATAGTATAGAGTGctacttaatttataaaatgtatgtGTATCTTTGGCTTGTTACTTTGTAACAAGAGTGTGGGgtttttaaggaaataaagtGTCACTTTATAAGATTCTAGGATTTTAATTACCTTTCTAGTCTGAGAAGTAAAATCTTCATCAGTTGTTTCAAATTTCCTagattttttctttgcttttctaggAGTAGTAATTCTGATGAATTTCATTCTGAAAAAAAGATAtggttatttagaaatatattcctaatTGTAATGTTTAAGAATATCCAacatgctggggatatggcctagtggcaagagcgcttgccttgtatacttgaagccctgggttcggttccccagcaccgcatatacagaaaatggccagaagtggcactgtgactcaagtggcaaagtgctagccttgagcaaaaagaagccagggacagtgctcaggccctgaatccaaggcccaggactggcaaaaaaaaaaagaatatccaacATAGAAATAAGCAAactagctgggcgccagtggctcacgtctataatcctagctattcaggagatgtgagatcacggttcaaatccagccaggctggaaagtccctgcctcatcctgtgagactcttatctccaattaactaccagaaaactggaagtgacaatgtggctcaagtggtagagtcctagccttgagctgcagagctcagggacagtgcccaggcccagagttcaaactccacaaccgagggctggggatatggcctagtggcaagagtgcctgcctcggatacacgaggccctaggttcgattccccagcaccacatatacagaaaacggccagaagcggcgctgtggctcaagtggcagagtgctagccttgagcgggaagaagccagggatagtgctcaggccctgagtccaaggcccaggactagccaaaaaaaaaaaaaaaaaaggagaagaaatgaaatgaacaaacTAAGGCTTCAATTTTGGGGCTTAATTataaaatatgaggaaaaaagCAATTTTCATCATTTTGATTCAAAAGTGatgtaaactatttttttaaagcttaaacTAATTACACAAGAAGATTTCAATGATATATCTCCACACTCCTATTAGTCTCACCAATTTCACACTCCTTGTCACACTCCCTGCCTGCTAAGCTATATTTTTTTGTGGtcctgggtattgaacccagggttttgtgtatgctaggcaagcagtttaccactgagctatggccTCAGGCCCaaactttatttattcattacttttcttttaaaattttaaattaggaggctgggaatatggcctagtggaagggtgcttgcctcatacacatgaagccctgggttcctcagcaccacatatatatagaaaaagctagaagtggcgctgtggctcaagtggcagagtgctagccttgactgagcaaaaaggagccagggacagtgctcaggccccgagtccaagccccaggactggcaaaataaataaataaataaaattttaaattaaaaaaatgtttttggtctatagaagggcttgaactcagggcctaggctgtctctgagctttttgctcaaggctattgttctaacTCTAGCTAACTAACTGTGgagtgccacttatggccttttctaagtagtttactaGATATAAGAGCCTCACATATCATCCtgactgtgctggcttcaaactgtgatcctcagatttcagcctcctgagtagctaggatcgaaggtatgagccaccaaagcctggcaactttttttaagaaataataaaacttgggctgggaatatggcctagtggcaagagtgcttgccttgtatacatgaggccctgggttcgattcctcagcaccacatatacagaaaatggccagaagtggcgctgtggcccaagtggcagagtgctagccttgagcaaaaagaagccaggaacagtgctcaggccctgagttcacggcctaagactggccaaaaaaaagaaataataaaacttaggtgggcactcatggctcacacttgtaattctagctactttcttgcctgagctggctttgaacagtgttcctcagatctaggcctcctgagtagctaggatttcaggcataagaAAATTAGCCCCtggaatgttttttgttttgttttgaaaacagGTATAACTATTGGCCAACTCTGACCTGAAAATCACCaactgacctcaaactcaagatcttcctgttccagcctcctgagtgttagaATTACAAGTATTTATCGCCATGGTGGGCCTTAGGATCATTTTTACATTAGCCAGAACCACTATTTTAGTATACACTTCATCTAGTATTGTTTATGCAAGAAATAACATTCCAATTTATTGAATCTATTTGTTAAATATGCAGAATTCATATTGGATATTTCTCTAAGAGTTAACAACTGTGATAAATCAGTTTACAATTCATGTTAAAtatatctaggggctgggaatatggcttagcagtagagtgcttgcctagtatatacatgaggccctgggttcaattcctaagcaccacataaagagaaaaatctggaagtggcactgtggctcaaaaggtagagtgctagccttgtgcaaaatgaagccagggacagtgctcaggccttgagtccaagccctatgactggctaaataataaaataaaatatatctagaACTGTTCTGAAATTATGACTGACTTTTAATTTAATGTACAAAGCAAGAAACATTGTTTTATGcttgtggctcacccctataatgctagctactcaggagactgagatgttagaattgaggttcaaagccaacccaggcagaaaaatccctatgagagagactcttatttccattagccatgcaaaaaccagaagtggagatgagagagactcttatctccattagccattcaaaaaccagaagtggaattgtggctcaaagtggtatagcattagccttgagcaagagttcaaagacagtacccaggtcttaaattcaagccccaaagacccaccaaaaaaaaaaaaaaaggagggagaagcaATGGTGAAATCTAGTTCTTTTTCTTATTAATCAGTTGTGTTCTAGAAAATAAATCATCTTTCAATGCTTGAAGTATTTTCCTTTCCAATTAGTAATACTGTAGAATGCCAGAAtattagaacaaaaacaaaaccttaccTGATAGGACTCTCTGAATCTGAGGATACTGTTATTAACTCTGCAGTGTACAGGCTATGCTTTTCTGATGGGCTGAATTTTTTAACTGGACTACTGTCTCGTGTATCTTCAGAATCAGTAGCTCTAACAGTTACTGAAGTATGTATGTTTCTACTTCTTAGAGATCTCCTGGTTGGTTTGTGTGTAGAAAGATATATCAGCTCGTCTTCAGCTTCAGCTTTAGAATGCAAAATCTTGTCTTTAATTGGTGTGCTGGTTTTTCTTGATGTATGATCACTCAGAGGCATTTTTAAAAGGTCATCACGAACAAGACTTCCACTGTTAAATAGTGTACTGCTTTTGAAAACTTCTGATTTCTTTCGTCTTAAATTCATTCTATGCTTATTTTGatgttgtttcctttttaagGAAAAGGTTGTTTCTCTCATTTGAGAATTACTTTCTCTGTTTTCATCTGACGTAGCCCTAATATCTGTTTTCTTACcctttttctttaacattttacgTTTTTCCTTAGGAAAATTTCCTTTCTCAATCTGTGACTGTGAACTGCCAGTACTTGAAACCATTTGACCACTAAAATTTTCCATGGCTTTTTTActgttctccctttctccctcattcGAAGATTTTTCATTTAGGTCTTTCTGCTTATCTGaagatttttttactccattttTAAGTGCATCGGACACTGGCTGCCTAAATGCTTTCATAAACTGCTGTCTCTCTTCTAGGCTGCACTTTGGTTTCACAGCTTCTGAACCTCCAGCCTCCAACACAGCCAACTCAAGTTCTTCCTCCTGTATCACAACATTAGATTTCCTTTTCTGAACTGTCTGTTCATTCTCAGGATCAGAAAAACTAGTCTCCATCTCAAACTGCTTTTGTTTCAAGAAGATTGCAGGTATTTTCCCTATCTTTTTCGGGGGAGTGGGGTGAACTTGTGCAAGGACGGTAACTGTCTTAAAGTGTACCTGCTGAGATATGTCAGAGTTTTCTGGTTCACTTATATAATCACTTTTGGCCATTTCAACTGTGTCAGAAGAAACACAAATTGACATTGTAGAGTCTGGTATCTGTGGCCCCTGACTTTccttgtgactttttaaaaattcctcatATGAGACAGTTATTGTACTATCGTTTAAATGGACCACTTCATGATCACTAGCATTAGCATAATTTGTAACACTCTCAATTTCATGAGTTAGAGAAGGCATTGTCTGTTTACCATATTTACAATCTTTCCGTTCCTCTGCCAATGGTAAGCTTTCAGGTACATCAATTACATCTctgtgcttccttttcctcaaccTTTTGCAATCCTTTTTTGTGGTGCCTTGTTTAGGATTCACTTTCTTAAAACTCTTATAGGTGGTTATAGTATTTGATTGGTTTCTGCTATCTTGACTACTTTCTGCAACAACCTCTACATGTTTCTTGTGAAGTAAAACAGATGTAGTTGTCCCCACAAAATCATTATTTAAACTAAAGTCATCCCTACTATCCTCTCTACTAATTTCAATTGGAGATTCAGTCTcagttttaatattatttaattgGTGAGATAGATtaaccctcctctttcttttctttctcagctcTGTATTTGAGAACATTTCCAGAGATGTCTTACAGTCACTGTTATTGTCAGTAGGTGATCGTGAAGATGAGTTTATCTTGCAGTCTTTTGCTGATTGTAACTTTTCATTCACAGGTGAAGTCTTCCTAAAGTAATGCATAATATTACTGGATTTCGATGGAGAGAAAACCCTGTCTCCAGTCTTTCCTATCGGtgataaatattttgtaattgttttgCAGGAAGATCTGTCATTGTCATCTTTCCTTCGCTTTTTGCAAGGCTagcagtttaaaagaaaaaagaatttattataataaatgaaattttatatatatacacatacatacgcaTATATAATATGGATCTAACTCTtggaataaatgtattttttaagccAGTATACTTCAGGTAAAAAGCATGATATATCAGAAAGTGAGCTTTCAA
This genomic interval carries:
- the LOC125344962 gene encoding LOW QUALITY PROTEIN: ATPase family AAA domain-containing protein 5-like (The sequence of the model RefSeq protein was modified relative to this genomic sequence to represent the inferred CDS: deleted 1 base in 1 codon) gives rise to the protein MVGVLAMAAAAAPPPVKDYEIEPCKKRRKDDNDRSSCKTITKYLSPIGKTGDRVFSPSKSSNIMHYFRKTSPVNEKLQSAKDCKINSSSRSPTDNNSDCKTSLEMFSNTELRKKRKRRVNLSHQLNNIKTETESPIEISREDSRDDFSLNNDFVGTTTSVLLHKKHVEVVAESSQDSRNQSNTITTYKSFKKVNPKQGTTKKDCKRLRKRKHRDVIDVPESLPLAEERKDCKYGKQTMPSLTHEIESVTNYANASDHEVVHLNDSTITVSYEEFLKSHKESQGPQIPDSTMSICVSSDTVEMAKSDYISEPENSDISQQVHFKTVTVLAQVHPTPPKKIGKIPAIFLKQKQFEMETSFSDPENEQTVQKRKSNVVIQEEELELAVLEAGGSEAVKPKCSLEERQQFMKAFRQPVSDALKNGVKKSSDKQKDLNEKSSNEGERENSKKAMENFSGQMVSSTGSSQSQIEKGNFPKEKRKMLKKKGKKTDIRATSDENRESNSQMRETTFSLKRKQHQNKHRMNLRRKKSEVFKSSTLFNSGSLVRDDLLKMPLSDHTSRKTSTPIKDKILHSKAEAEDELIYLSTHKPTRRSLRSRNIHTSVTVRATDSEDTRDSSPVKKFSPSEKHSLYTAELITVSSDSESPIRMKFIRITTPRKAKKKSRKFETTDEDFTSQTRKASSTSNLSKAKQLIEKAKALHISRSKTTEEIVTPLRRSSRRLEKEKSPKSDDSVILIDSSPTCLKKPEKKQKKLQCLNDVLGKKLNKSSQNVPGKIKVAPLFLARKPQKTANTVIGFDESSQDPPEKSQDCDVQFKAKREFLMSGLPDSLKRQIAKKAAVLDMYNAASASFQRVVHIQQKDDGYWLWHLKPPSCPLLTKFRELSTKVINLPKRVIALGEFSTLNSNMESNFAVLFTRTRKDFTKDVRNTLLEEIQWSNPNFALGKYFPLLLQKRIEHQVLSEGPGNQECPQLEPDVNQKETKRKRVETGHQKSKRKKPNEYQSGPEKINGKSEKFDKRNISFGIKPDSSKGIFSRTLKKKQTAFEHN